The following are encoded in a window of Eschrichtius robustus isolate mEscRob2 chromosome 1, mEscRob2.pri, whole genome shotgun sequence genomic DNA:
- the LOC137757396 gene encoding LOW QUALITY PROTEIN: E3 ubiquitin-protein ligase RING1-like (The sequence of the model RefSeq protein was modified relative to this genomic sequence to represent the inferred CDS: inserted 2 bases in 2 codons) yields MTTLANAQNASKTWELSLYELHRTPQMSIMDGTETAVSPRSLHSEVMCPICLDMLKNTMTTKECLHRFCSDSTVTALHSRNKECPTCRKKLVSKRSLQPDPNFDALISKIYPSREEYEAHQDRVLIHLSRLYNQQVLSSSTEEGLCMQAMHRAQRVRRPMPGSDQTTTMSWGEGEPGEGEGNGEDVSSDSAPDSAPGPAPKRPRRGGAGGXSVGTGGGGTGGVGASAGSEDSGDRGGTLGGGTLXPPSPPGAPSPPEPGREIELMFRPHPLLVEKGEYCQTRCVKTTGNVTVDHLSKYLALRTALEQRQQQEAGEPGGPGGGASDAGGPDGGGGEGTGAGGGDGPEEPALPSLEGVSEKQYTIYIAPRGGAFTTLNGLLTLEHVNEKFWKVSRPLELCYALTKDPK; encoded by the exons ATGACGACGCTGGCGAATGCCCAGAATGCCAGCAAAACGTGGGAACTGAGTCTGTATGAGCTCCACCGGACCCCTCAGATGT CCATCATGGATGGCACAGAGACTGCAGTTTCCCCTCGGTCGCTGCATTCAGAGGTCATGTGCCCCATCTGCCTGGACATGCTGAAGAATACGATGACAACCAAGGAGTGCCTCCACCGATTCTGCTCTGATAGCACTGTCACGGCCCTGCACAGCAGGAACAAGGAGTGCCCTACCTGCCGAAAGAAGCTGGTATCCAAGCGGTCTCTGCAGCCAGACCCCAACTTCGATGCTCTGATCTCTAAGATCTACCCCAGCCGGGAGGAATATGAGGCCCACCAAGACAGGGTGCTCATCCACCTCAGCCGCCTGTACAACCAGCAGGTGCTGAGCTCCAGCACTGAGGAGGGGCTGTGCATGCAGGCCATGCACAGGGCCCAGCGTGTGAGACGGCCGATGCCTGGGTCAGATCAGACCACAACGATGAGTTGGGGGGAAGGAGAgccgggggagggagaggggaatggaGAGGACGTGAGCTCAGACTCCGCCCCTGACTCTGCCCCAGGCCCTGCTCCCAAGCGACCCCGTAGAGGGGGCGCCGGGG GCAGTGTAGGGACAGGGGGAGGTGGCACTGGTGGGGTGGGTGCAAGTGCCGGTTCTGAAGACTCTGGTGACCGGGGAGGGACCCTGGGAGGGGGAACCC CCCCCCCAAGCCCTCCCGGGGCTCCCAGTCCCCCAGAGCCAGGTAGAGAAATTGAGCTCATGTTCCGGCCCCACCCCCTGCTCGTGGAGAAGGGAGAATACTGCCAGACTAGGTGTGTGAAGACAACTGGGAATGTCACAGTGGACCATCTCTCCAAGTACTTGGCCCTGCGCACTGCCCTCGAACAGAGGCAGCAGCAAGAGGCAGGGGAGCCAGGAGGGCCTGGAGGGGGTGCCTCTGATGCCGGAGGACCTgatgggggaggcggggagggcacGGGTGCCGGAGGAGGTGACGGCCCTGAGGAGCCTGCCTTGCCCAGTCTGGAGGGTGTCAGTGAAAAGCAGTATACCATCTACATTGCCCCCCGGGGTGGAGCTTTCACGACACTGAATGGCTTGCTGACCCTGGAGCACGTGAATGAGAAGTTCTGGAAAGTGTCCCGACCACTGGAGCTCTGCTACGCCCTCACCAAGGATCCAAAGTGA